A window of Streptomyces sp. SAI-127 contains these coding sequences:
- a CDS encoding TIGR02611 family protein, translating to MNTGSDEPGEVAVSADKETGEKTDETKDGQGLGSRAPDFIKARRLLHLSWQVLIFVIGLAVVVAGIIMLPLPGPGWVVIFGGMAIWATEFVWAQLVLRWTKRKVTEAAQRALDPKVRRRNIILTVIGLVIVAAILGVYLWKFGLEMPWNIKNQ from the coding sequence ATGAATACGGGGAGTGACGAGCCGGGCGAGGTTGCCGTGTCAGCGGACAAGGAGACCGGCGAGAAGACGGACGAGACGAAGGACGGGCAGGGGCTCGGCTCGCGGGCGCCGGATTTCATCAAGGCGCGTCGCCTGTTGCATCTGAGCTGGCAGGTCCTGATCTTCGTCATCGGCCTGGCGGTCGTGGTGGCGGGCATCATCATGCTGCCGCTGCCCGGACCCGGGTGGGTCGTGATCTTCGGCGGTATGGCGATCTGGGCGACCGAGTTCGTCTGGGCCCAGCTCGTGCTCCGCTGGACCAAGCGCAAGGTGACCGAGGCGGCGCAGCGCGCCCTCGATCCCAAGGTGCGGCGGCGCAACATCATCCTGACGGTGATCGGCCTCGTGATCGTGGCCGCGATCCTCGGGGTCTACCTCTGGAAGTTCGGCCTCGAGATGCCCTGGAACATCAAGAACCAGTGA
- a CDS encoding SsgA family sporulation/cell division regulator, which translates to MNTTVSCELHLRLVVSSESSLPVPAGLRYDTADPYAVHATFHTGAEETVEWVFARDLLAEGLHRPTGTGDVRVWPSRSHGQGVVCIALSSPEGEALLEAPARALESFLKRTDAAVPPGTEHRHFDLDQELSHILAES; encoded by the coding sequence ATGAACACCACGGTCAGCTGCGAGCTGCACCTGCGCCTCGTTGTGTCGAGCGAGTCCTCCCTGCCTGTCCCCGCAGGCCTGCGGTACGACACGGCCGACCCCTACGCCGTGCACGCCACCTTCCACACCGGAGCCGAGGAAACCGTCGAGTGGGTGTTCGCCCGCGATCTTCTCGCGGAGGGCCTCCACCGGCCCACCGGAACCGGCGACGTCCGAGTCTGGCCGTCGCGCAGTCACGGTCAGGGCGTCGTCTGCATCGCCCTGAGCTCCCCTGAGGGCGAGGCATTGCTCGAGGCCCCGGCGCGGGCCCTGGAGTCGTTCCTGAAGCGAACGGACGCCGCCGTGCCCCCCGGCACGGAACACCGCCACTTCGACCTGGATCAGGAGCTCTCGCACATCCTGGCGGAAAGCTAG
- a CDS encoding DsbA family protein produces the protein MSDPSPARPAVPVLDVWCELQCPDCRGALDDVRALRARYGDRLELRLRHFPLEKHKHSFAAAQAAEEALEQGRGWEFVEAVLGRVAELDRAGEPFLVEVARELGLDAEEFDTALIDGRHILIVDADQAEGKAIGVSGTPTYVIDGERLDGGKSQDGLRERIEQIVDRLLAGQE, from the coding sequence ATGAGCGACCCCTCCCCCGCCCGTCCCGCCGTGCCCGTTCTCGATGTCTGGTGCGAGCTGCAGTGCCCGGACTGCCGTGGCGCGCTGGACGATGTCCGGGCCCTGCGTGCCCGTTACGGCGACCGGCTGGAGCTGCGGCTGCGGCACTTCCCGCTGGAGAAGCACAAGCACTCCTTCGCCGCCGCGCAGGCCGCCGAGGAGGCGCTGGAGCAGGGCAGGGGCTGGGAGTTCGTCGAGGCCGTGCTGGGGCGGGTGGCGGAGCTGGACCGTGCGGGAGAACCCTTCCTGGTCGAGGTCGCCCGTGAACTGGGGCTCGACGCCGAGGAGTTCGACACCGCGCTGATCGACGGCCGGCACATCCTGATCGTGGACGCCGACCAGGCCGAGGGCAAGGCGATCGGCGTGAGCGGGACCCCGACGTACGTCATCGACGGCGAGCGTCTCGACGGCGGCAAGAGCCAGGACGGGCTGCGCGAGCGGATCGAACAGATCGTGGACCGGCTGCTCGCCGGGCAGGAGTGA
- a CDS encoding CGNR zinc finger domain-containing protein, which produces MLITHDTRCALDTVVDLVNTAPEDDAAPDGLPDVAALEDFVQNHEISDVGVLSEFDLSAVRKIRGRFASVFAAPDARAAAALINDLVAAAGTTPQLTDHDGYDWHVHYFAPGASVADHLAADCGMALAFFVVAGEQERLRRCEAPDCRRAFVDLSRNRSRRYCDSRTCGNRLHVAAYRARRKEAAG; this is translated from the coding sequence GTGCTGATCACCCACGACACCCGGTGCGCCCTCGACACCGTGGTCGATCTGGTGAACACCGCACCGGAGGACGACGCGGCGCCGGACGGACTGCCGGATGTCGCGGCGCTCGAGGATTTCGTACAAAACCACGAGATCAGTGATGTCGGGGTGCTCTCGGAGTTCGATCTGTCCGCCGTGCGCAAGATCCGCGGCCGGTTCGCCTCGGTCTTCGCCGCCCCGGACGCCCGGGCCGCCGCCGCGCTGATCAACGATCTGGTCGCCGCCGCGGGCACCACTCCCCAGCTCACGGATCACGACGGCTACGACTGGCATGTGCACTACTTCGCGCCGGGCGCCTCCGTCGCCGACCATCTGGCGGCCGACTGCGGGATGGCACTGGCGTTCTTCGTGGTGGCCGGCGAGCAGGAGCGGCTCCGGCGCTGTGAGGCGCCCGACTGCCGACGGGCCTTCGTCGACCTGTCCCGCAACCGCTCGCGGCGCTACTGCGACAGCCGGACCTGCGGGAACCGTCTGCATGTGGCCGCGTACCGGGCGCGCCGCAAGGAGGCCGCGGGCTGA
- a CDS encoding GNAT family N-acetyltransferase: MMTTTLRPVEPLQRGSDGALSRHYTVCVNSRPVGAIHLATHPSFGPAVAQIRDLRIEEPDRRRGRGTVAALAAEEVARGWGCGQLEIRVPADAEPALRLATMLGYVHRNRGMEKRLGATAPELPAGSRGRPMTEAEFGLWAERGIAEYTRDWADRGVPETEARARSERDNERLTERGLATENALFSVLEHDGVRVGVLWVEFIGDKAFVYDVETEEAFRGRGHGRSLMLLAEAQAIASGRTVLALNVFAGNTPAEGLYESLGYETVGYSMYKSLL, from the coding sequence GTGATGACCACCACCCTGCGGCCGGTCGAGCCGCTCCAGCGCGGCTCCGACGGGGCGCTGTCCCGCCACTACACGGTGTGCGTGAACAGCCGTCCCGTCGGGGCGATACACCTCGCGACCCATCCGTCCTTCGGGCCGGCCGTGGCCCAGATCCGCGATCTGCGGATCGAGGAACCGGACCGCCGGCGCGGCCGGGGCACGGTCGCCGCGCTCGCCGCCGAGGAGGTGGCGCGGGGCTGGGGCTGCGGGCAGCTGGAGATCAGGGTCCCCGCCGACGCCGAGCCCGCGCTGCGGCTCGCCACCATGCTCGGGTACGTCCATCGCAACCGCGGCATGGAGAAGCGGCTCGGCGCCACCGCGCCCGAACTGCCCGCGGGCAGTCGCGGCAGACCCATGACGGAGGCCGAGTTCGGGCTGTGGGCGGAGCGCGGCATCGCGGAGTACACCCGGGACTGGGCCGACCGCGGGGTGCCCGAGACCGAGGCGAGGGCGCGGTCGGAGAGGGACAACGAACGGTTGACGGAGCGCGGCCTCGCCACCGAGAACGCGCTGTTCAGCGTGCTGGAGCACGACGGGGTCCGGGTCGGCGTCCTGTGGGTGGAGTTCATCGGCGACAAGGCGTTCGTCTACGACGTCGAGACCGAGGAGGCCTTCCGCGGCCGTGGGCACGGCCGTTCGCTGATGCTGCTGGCCGAGGCCCAGGCGATCGCCTCCGGCAGAACGGTCCTGGCCCTCAACGTCTTCGCGGGCAACACACCGGCAGAGGGGCTGTACGAGTCGCTGGGCTACGAGACGGTGGGTTACTCGATGTACAAGAGCCTGCTCTGA